A window of Tautonia plasticadhaerens contains these coding sequences:
- a CDS encoding glycosyltransferase, whose product MPGSEWAAVLLVIGVCVAILPSLPRQRTWARSLVVAMGMLVAARYLGWRFSETVRPADPTTRGGLWIWSVFLFELAAIFNCAVTYLMLTRTSDHSAEADRHEWRLRRSSPSALPRVDVFLCTYNEGIEVLEGPILAARGLDYPNFDVWVLDDGRRPWLRDFCEAKGVGYITRPDNAHAKAGNINHALAVTDAELFVVLDADFAPRRDLLMRTVGFFEDPKVAIVQLPHHFLNADIFEMNLGLGDQSPNEQRLFFDTVQPSRDAWDCAFCCGSASVQRRSALAEIGNVPTGSVTEDILSSLLLLRKGYITRFLNEPLAFGLSPESVKGMFVQRQRWCRGGIQLMFLKEGVLGPGLTPLQRLFFFPIDWLVQTPVRLFGVLVPIVYLWTGLSPLVGADVSELIDYQLPVLAALTGPMIWLSGGRYLPLLSTGFSLLLSFRLVPTILSTLIKPFGEPFRVTPKGSGAGQGVDGFARGLALTLLGLTMLGLLINARPETQVVSDPEHRTAALFFSAGNACALVLAILAGRDRGRRRTAERYRTDARIICEGDNGTWATAGLLDVSVGGARLSWPGDRAAPDSLRLHPSGVDPIRAAVVRDDGDCLGIRFDLADDRQRDAVLQWIYSVGVDAKRAPLSPARLTRRLVARCLG is encoded by the coding sequence ATGCCCGGATCCGAGTGGGCGGCCGTCCTGCTGGTGATCGGGGTCTGCGTGGCGATCCTGCCTTCGCTGCCCCGTCAGCGGACTTGGGCCCGGTCCCTGGTCGTGGCGATGGGCATGCTCGTGGCCGCCCGGTACCTGGGCTGGCGGTTCTCCGAGACGGTCCGGCCGGCCGACCCGACGACCCGGGGAGGGCTCTGGATCTGGTCCGTCTTCCTCTTCGAGCTGGCGGCGATCTTCAACTGCGCCGTCACGTATCTGATGCTGACCCGCACCAGCGACCACTCCGCCGAGGCTGACCGTCACGAATGGAGGCTCCGGCGGTCGTCCCCCTCCGCCCTGCCAAGGGTGGACGTGTTCCTCTGCACCTACAACGAGGGGATCGAGGTGCTGGAGGGGCCGATCCTCGCCGCCCGGGGGCTGGACTACCCGAACTTCGACGTCTGGGTGCTCGACGACGGCCGACGCCCCTGGCTGCGCGACTTCTGCGAGGCGAAGGGGGTGGGCTACATCACCCGCCCCGACAACGCGCACGCCAAGGCCGGCAACATCAACCACGCCCTGGCGGTGACCGACGCCGAGCTGTTCGTGGTGCTCGACGCCGACTTCGCCCCCCGACGCGACTTGCTGATGCGGACGGTCGGCTTCTTCGAGGACCCGAAGGTCGCCATCGTCCAGCTGCCCCACCACTTCCTCAACGCCGACATCTTCGAGATGAACCTGGGGCTGGGGGACCAGTCCCCCAACGAGCAGCGGCTGTTCTTCGACACGGTCCAGCCGAGCCGGGACGCCTGGGACTGCGCCTTCTGCTGCGGGTCGGCCAGCGTGCAGCGGCGGTCGGCCCTGGCGGAGATCGGCAACGTGCCGACGGGGTCGGTGACGGAGGACATCCTCTCCTCGCTGTTGCTGCTCCGGAAGGGCTACATCACCCGGTTCCTGAACGAGCCGCTGGCCTTCGGGCTGTCGCCGGAGAGCGTGAAGGGGATGTTCGTGCAGCGGCAGCGGTGGTGCCGGGGGGGGATCCAGCTGATGTTCCTGAAGGAGGGCGTGCTCGGGCCGGGCCTGACCCCGCTGCAACGGCTCTTCTTCTTCCCGATCGACTGGCTGGTGCAGACCCCCGTCCGGCTCTTCGGCGTGCTGGTGCCGATCGTCTACCTGTGGACGGGCCTCTCGCCGCTGGTGGGGGCCGACGTGTCGGAACTGATCGACTACCAGCTCCCGGTGCTCGCCGCGCTGACGGGACCGATGATCTGGCTCTCCGGGGGGAGGTACCTGCCGCTGCTGTCGACGGGGTTCTCGCTCCTGTTGAGCTTCCGGCTGGTGCCGACGATCCTCTCGACCCTGATCAAGCCCTTCGGCGAGCCGTTCCGGGTGACCCCCAAGGGGAGCGGGGCCGGGCAGGGCGTGGACGGCTTCGCCCGGGGGCTGGCGCTCACCCTGCTAGGGCTGACGATGCTCGGCCTGCTCATCAATGCCCGGCCCGAGACCCAGGTCGTCTCCGACCCGGAGCACCGGACGGCGGCCCTGTTCTTCTCGGCCGGGAACGCCTGCGCCCTGGTGCTGGCCATCCTGGCCGGCCGGGACCGGGGCCGACGGCGGACGGCCGAACGCTACCGGACCGACGCCCGGATCATCTGCGAGGGGGACAACGGGACCTGGGCCACGGCCGGCCTGCTCGACGTCTCCGTCGGCGGCGCCCGGCTCTCCTGGCCGGGCGACCGGGCCGCCCCGGACTCGCTCCGGCTGCACCCGAGCGGGGTGGACCCGATCCGGGCCGCGGTGGTCCGGGACGACGGCGACTGCCTCGGCATCCGGTTCGACCTGGCCGACGACCGGCAGCGGGACGCCGTGCTGCAGTGGATCTACTCCGTCGGCGTCGACGCGAAGCGGGCCCCCCTCTCCCCCGCCCGGCTCACCCGGCGGCTGGTAGCCCGATGCCTCGGGTGA
- a CDS encoding DUF4058 family protein has product MPSPFPGMDPYLESPAFWSDFHAGFLVCLRNAIFDRLPPGYEARIDERLSLAGPSGDSPKRVEPDVAVLRDPDRPVPGEGPAVAVAPPELTLVPVAVPLRVGRRRQRLIKILKRPDRTLVTVIELLSPSNKAGDDRGAYLLNRQAILAQPVHLLELDLLRKGRRLPAAAPLPKGDYYAMLSRAGRRPICEVFAWPIRWPLPRLPVPLLAPDPDVVLDLQAAFTTAFEQGRYESALPYDDPPPAPPSEADRGWFDERRAAARRA; this is encoded by the coding sequence ATGCCCTCGCCGTTCCCCGGGATGGACCCGTACCTGGAATCACCGGCCTTCTGGTCGGACTTCCACGCAGGGTTCCTGGTCTGTCTGCGAAACGCAATTTTCGATCGCCTGCCACCGGGCTATGAGGCCCGGATCGACGAGCGGCTGAGCCTCGCCGGCCCGTCGGGGGATAGCCCGAAGCGGGTGGAGCCGGACGTGGCCGTGCTCCGGGATCCGGACCGTCCGGTCCCGGGGGAGGGGCCGGCCGTCGCCGTGGCGCCGCCAGAATTGACCCTGGTGCCTGTGGCGGTCCCACTGCGGGTCGGCCGGAGGCGACAGCGCCTCATTAAAATCCTCAAGCGGCCCGATCGGACGCTGGTCACGGTGATCGAGCTCCTCTCCCCCTCGAACAAGGCGGGTGACGACCGGGGCGCCTACCTGCTCAACCGGCAGGCGATCCTTGCGCAGCCGGTCCACCTGCTGGAGCTAGACCTGCTGCGCAAGGGCCGGCGCCTGCCGGCGGCCGCCCCCCTGCCGAAGGGCGATTATTACGCGATGCTCTCCCGGGCCGGGCGTAGGCCGATCTGCGAGGTCTTCGCCTGGCCGATCCGATGGCCCTTGCCAAGGCTCCCCGTGCCTCTACTGGCCCCCGACCCCGACGTGGTCCTCGACCTCCAGGCGGCCTTCACGACCGCCTTCGAGCAGGGCCGGTACGAGTCGGCCCTGCCGTACGATGATCCGCCGCCGGCCCCCCCCTCGGAGGCTGACCGCGGCTGGTTCGACGAGCGTCGGGCGGCCGCCCGAAGGGCCTGA
- a CDS encoding HlyD family secretion protein encodes MDATRILLEPSQARPTTRESSPPKAISPASAPSPSAPPRGRGWSRLLRWSIGGAMLAEAAYLVLPSVLYRTSVQASVTAPLATVRVYQPGVVVGTPPEVGDPVSPGQTLFEVREGSPDLRPSGQIEAERESVRLAADALRAQLDELDALKATLGTHFDAYREARIGRAETLLAEQDSQVAAAESRLEEAEFECRVHGQLASRAASSDVERARAGLALAVARDELEVARQARERQRLQLDAARRGLFVGEADGGQDRVASLQRCDEIMLQQAGLRARLGELDGRLVELGARLDAEREHLADGRHEVVSPIGGLVWSSSLATGVEVEPGATAVEVVDPALLGIEAFFKEADAGRVRPGTAVEARLVGSTRILPGRVVRVSDPRAIDPRRIGGAERDSVPPGTFRAVVELEVQPESGDLADRHHIGVPAIVWVRR; translated from the coding sequence ATGGACGCGACCCGAATCCTCCTCGAACCGAGCCAGGCCCGGCCGACGACCCGGGAGTCGAGCCCGCCGAAGGCGATCAGCCCGGCGTCGGCCCCCTCCCCGAGCGCCCCCCCCCGGGGCAGGGGGTGGAGCCGGCTGCTCCGCTGGTCGATCGGCGGGGCGATGCTCGCCGAGGCCGCCTACCTCGTCCTGCCGTCGGTCCTGTACCGGACCAGCGTCCAGGCCTCGGTGACGGCCCCGCTGGCGACCGTCCGGGTCTACCAGCCGGGCGTGGTCGTCGGGACCCCGCCGGAGGTCGGCGACCCGGTCTCGCCGGGACAGACGCTCTTCGAGGTGCGGGAGGGATCGCCGGACCTCCGACCCTCGGGGCAGATCGAGGCCGAGCGGGAGTCGGTCCGCCTGGCCGCCGACGCCCTGAGGGCCCAGCTCGACGAGCTGGACGCGCTGAAGGCCACGCTCGGGACGCACTTCGACGCCTACCGGGAGGCCCGGATCGGCCGGGCCGAGACGCTCCTGGCCGAGCAGGACTCCCAGGTCGCCGCGGCGGAGTCCCGGCTGGAGGAGGCGGAGTTCGAGTGCCGGGTGCACGGCCAACTGGCGAGCCGGGCCGCCTCGTCGGACGTCGAGCGGGCCCGGGCCGGGCTCGCCCTGGCCGTGGCGAGGGACGAGCTGGAGGTGGCCCGGCAGGCCCGGGAGCGGCAACGGCTCCAGCTCGACGCCGCCCGACGGGGCCTGTTCGTGGGGGAGGCCGACGGCGGGCAGGACCGGGTCGCGTCGTTGCAGCGTTGCGACGAGATCATGCTGCAGCAGGCCGGGCTCCGGGCCCGGCTCGGCGAGCTGGACGGCCGGCTCGTCGAGCTGGGGGCCCGGCTCGACGCCGAGCGGGAGCACCTGGCCGACGGCCGACACGAGGTCGTCTCCCCGATCGGGGGCCTGGTCTGGTCCTCCTCCCTGGCGACGGGCGTCGAGGTCGAGCCGGGCGCGACGGCGGTCGAGGTCGTCGACCCGGCCCTCCTGGGCATCGAGGCGTTCTTCAAGGAGGCCGACGCGGGCCGGGTCCGGCCGGGGACGGCGGTCGAGGCCCGGCTCGTCGGCTCGACCCGGATCCTGCCCGGCCGGGTCGTCCGGGTGTCCGACCCCCGGGCGATCGACCCCAGGAGGATCGGCGGCGCCGAGCGTGACTCGGTCCCCCCCGGCACCTTCCGGGCGGTCGTCGAGCTGGAGGTGCAGCCCGAGTCGGGCGACCTGGCGGACCGGCATCACATCGGCGTGCCCGCGATCGTCTGGGTGCGGCGATGA
- the lpdA gene encoding dihydrolipoyl dehydrogenase, with the protein MANDYEILVIGGGPAGYAGAIRAAQLGKKVLCVEQDKLGGICLNWGCIPTKALLTNAHVVELISNHGPSFGFTGQAGWDFSQMVKRSRDVTTKMNKGIEGLFRKYKVGHQQGTAKVVGPNAVQVDGKTITADSIILATGVHPKALPGAPFDGKAIISSKEAMAPQAQPKSMLIVGAGAIGCEFAYFYNAIGTKVTIVEMLDRLLPIEDEEVSQTLRKSFEKRGMTVLTGSKTAKVEKTDAGVKATIETPKGTQQVEAEVMLVAIGVEGNIQGLWDESRVKIETFKGHIKADPKDGYVTSVPSIYAVGDVIGPPWLAHVAHHEATCCVERLCGVSDRTVDYDNVPGCTYTEPGVASVGLTEKQARESGRPIRIGKFPFIASGRAVAADEPEGFVKLIFDKELGELLGAHIIGANATELIAELVMARKLEATQEEILHAMHPHPTFSEAVMEAAGQGLGESVHL; encoded by the coding sequence ATGGCCAATGACTACGAGATCCTCGTCATCGGCGGCGGCCCCGCCGGCTACGCCGGAGCCATCCGGGCCGCCCAGCTCGGCAAGAAGGTCCTCTGCGTCGAGCAGGACAAGCTCGGCGGCATCTGCCTGAACTGGGGCTGCATCCCGACCAAGGCCCTGCTCACCAACGCCCACGTCGTCGAGCTGATCAGCAACCACGGCCCGAGCTTCGGCTTCACCGGGCAGGCCGGCTGGGACTTCTCCCAGATGGTCAAGCGCAGCCGAGACGTGACCACCAAGATGAACAAGGGGATCGAGGGCCTCTTCCGCAAGTACAAGGTCGGCCACCAGCAGGGGACCGCCAAGGTCGTCGGCCCGAACGCCGTGCAGGTCGACGGCAAGACGATCACGGCCGACTCGATCATCCTCGCCACGGGCGTCCACCCGAAGGCCCTCCCCGGGGCCCCGTTCGACGGCAAGGCGATCATCTCGTCGAAGGAGGCGATGGCCCCGCAGGCCCAGCCGAAGTCGATGCTGATCGTCGGCGCCGGGGCGATCGGCTGCGAATTCGCCTACTTCTACAACGCGATCGGCACCAAGGTCACGATCGTCGAGATGCTCGACCGCCTCCTGCCGATCGAGGACGAGGAGGTCTCCCAGACCCTCCGCAAGAGCTTCGAGAAGCGCGGGATGACCGTCCTCACCGGCTCCAAGACCGCCAAGGTCGAGAAGACCGATGCCGGCGTGAAGGCGACGATCGAGACCCCCAAGGGCACGCAGCAGGTCGAGGCCGAGGTGATGCTCGTCGCCATCGGCGTCGAGGGGAACATCCAGGGCCTCTGGGACGAGTCCAGGGTCAAGATCGAGACCTTCAAGGGCCACATCAAGGCCGACCCCAAGGACGGCTACGTCACCAGCGTGCCGAGCATCTATGCCGTCGGCGACGTGATCGGCCCCCCCTGGCTGGCCCACGTGGCCCACCACGAGGCGACCTGCTGCGTCGAGCGGCTCTGCGGCGTCTCCGACCGCACGGTCGACTACGACAACGTCCCCGGCTGCACCTACACCGAGCCGGGCGTGGCCAGCGTCGGCCTGACGGAGAAGCAGGCCAGGGAGTCGGGCCGGCCCATCCGGATCGGCAAGTTCCCCTTCATCGCCAGCGGCCGGGCCGTGGCGGCCGACGAGCCGGAGGGGTTCGTCAAGCTGATCTTCGACAAGGAGCTGGGGGAGCTCCTCGGCGCCCACATCATCGGCGCCAACGCCACCGAGCTGATCGCCGAGCTGGTCATGGCCCGCAAGCTGGAGGCGACCCAGGAGGAGATCCTCCACGCCATGCACCCCCACCCCACCTTCTCCGAGGCCGTCATGGAGGCCGCCGGGCAGGGGCTGGGGGAGTCGGTCCACCTCTGA
- a CDS encoding dihydrolipoamide acetyltransferase family protein, producing the protein MPVEVTMAKLSPTMESGQLVKWNVKVGDPVKEGDVLAEIQTDKAVMPMESFDDGTVALLDVQEGDEVAVGQRVLVLAGKGEDPSQLAEQMKGGSAKAEAAPAEKKEEPVAAGAAAGTGAAPGAGAQGASGGPDYGHSTGSATNGQQGGNGNGAAAHGGRIRSSPLARKIAESKGIDLAQVDGSGPNGRIIRSDVEAFLQNRGAAPAAAPSGDGGAGTAPKMPVAASPARETRRVPHSRMRKTIAQRMLQAKQAAPEIHVTADIRMDQIVSLRERLNAQLSKQKVKLSVGDFVTKAVAMSLRAHPGLNATYEADHMVLHGQVNVGIAVALDGGLIVPVLPDADRLGLVEIRQGTLALAEAARGNTLTPQQMMGSTFTISNLGMYGVKQFDAILNMPEVGILAVGATEPRPVVEDGQLVAGQVMTVTLTADHRAVDGAMAAEFVRTLKGFLEEPASMLL; encoded by the coding sequence ATGCCCGTTGAAGTGACGATGGCCAAGCTCAGCCCGACGATGGAGAGCGGGCAGCTCGTGAAGTGGAACGTCAAGGTCGGCGACCCGGTCAAGGAGGGGGACGTCCTCGCCGAGATCCAGACGGACAAGGCCGTCATGCCGATGGAGTCGTTCGACGACGGCACCGTCGCCCTGCTCGACGTGCAGGAGGGGGACGAGGTCGCCGTCGGCCAGCGCGTGCTCGTGCTGGCCGGGAAGGGGGAGGACCCCTCCCAGCTCGCCGAGCAGATGAAGGGCGGTTCCGCCAAGGCCGAGGCCGCCCCGGCCGAGAAGAAGGAAGAGCCGGTCGCGGCCGGTGCCGCGGCCGGGACCGGTGCCGCCCCGGGGGCAGGGGCCCAGGGGGCCTCCGGCGGGCCCGACTACGGCCACTCCACCGGCTCCGCGACCAACGGCCAGCAGGGCGGCAACGGAAATGGCGCCGCCGCCCACGGCGGCCGGATCCGGTCCAGCCCGCTGGCCCGCAAGATCGCCGAGTCCAAGGGGATCGACCTCGCCCAGGTCGACGGCTCCGGCCCCAATGGCCGGATCATCCGCAGCGACGTCGAGGCCTTCCTCCAGAACCGGGGAGCCGCCCCGGCCGCCGCCCCCTCGGGAGACGGCGGTGCCGGGACCGCACCGAAGATGCCCGTCGCCGCCAGTCCGGCGCGGGAGACCCGACGCGTCCCGCACTCCCGGATGCGCAAGACGATCGCCCAGCGGATGCTCCAGGCGAAGCAGGCGGCCCCGGAGATCCACGTCACGGCCGACATCCGGATGGACCAGATCGTCAGCCTCCGGGAGCGGCTCAACGCCCAGCTCTCCAAGCAGAAGGTCAAGCTCTCCGTCGGCGACTTCGTCACCAAGGCCGTGGCGATGTCCCTCCGGGCGCACCCCGGCCTGAACGCGACCTACGAGGCCGACCACATGGTCCTGCACGGCCAGGTCAACGTCGGCATCGCCGTCGCCCTGGACGGCGGCCTGATCGTCCCCGTGCTGCCGGACGCCGACCGGCTCGGCCTGGTCGAGATCCGCCAGGGCACCCTGGCCCTGGCCGAGGCCGCCCGGGGCAACACGCTGACGCCCCAGCAGATGATGGGCTCGACCTTCACCATCTCCAACCTCGGCATGTACGGCGTCAAGCAGTTCGACGCCATCCTGAACATGCCCGAGGTCGGCATCCTCGCCGTCGGCGCCACCGAGCCCCGGCCGGTCGTCGAGGACGGGCAGCTCGTCGCCGGCCAGGTCATGACCGTCACCCTCACCGCCGACCACCGGGCGGTCGACGGCGCCATGGCCGCCGAGTTCGTCCGCACGCTCAAGGGCTTCCTCGAGGAGCCGGCGTCGATGCTGCTCTGA